Part of the Brassica oleracea var. oleracea cultivar TO1000 chromosome C8, BOL, whole genome shotgun sequence genome is shown below.
TAAAATACCCAAACGAAACACGTCTCGATAGCAAGAGCAGAGCAACAAAACATGTTTCCATACTTGTAAACAATAGAAACCAGTCACATAAAAGAGAGGTCAATGATGACATCAAGACCTAATGAGAGCAAACAAAATCAGCACAACGGCATGGTCTGCTACAATATTAAGTCGTTTTAATGTCAGCTGTGATGAGAAACAAATAATTGGCTTGGTTCTACTGCTACAAGTCATGAACAAATCTCCAAATGTAGCATTGATTTCGGCTGGTCGGTTGTTGCATTGTGTTTCCTTAGATTTTTCCCTGAATTGAAAAAAAAAACAGACACAGTGTGGCGTAAGAACCATATAAAAACCATCCGTCACGTTAGCGATACTAGTCTTACAGAAGAAGAATGTTGAACGAACCTCTTGTTTCTAGAGAAACCTTTCAATTCCACCATGTTCAAAGAGATCTTTGAAGAGTTGTAGGTTGTACCAAAGAGAGATGTGGAGGTGACGAACGAAGAGACGCCGGCGAGAATACTTGAAAACTCTGCGACGGGTAAACCGTGTTTTTTAAGTCGGTAAATAATGAGTAAATGGGACTATGAAAATTAGTTTTTCTTTTAATTTGTTTTTAAATTGTATAATTAGAGGGTTAAAATTGGATTTGCCGTTTCTCAATCCGCAAATCGCTAAGGGGACAATGAATAAGTTTTTTTGTTCTTTCGCGAATGAACTTTCGCGACTGCGATAGCGATTTGCGGATTTGCGGATTTGCGGATTTGCGGTTGAATTGGATTTGCCGTTTCTCAATCCGCAAATCGCTATCGCAATCGCTAAGGGGACAATGAATTGGATTTGCCGTTTCTCAATCCGCAAATCGCTATCGCAGTCGCGAAAGTTCATTCGTACGGTTGATAAATATTTAAAACGCAACGCTCATTTATCTCAACCCGCCGTTATCAGAGCTCTCCAAGACTGCCGTTTCCTCGCCGGTCTAACCATGGATTACCTCTTAACGTCGTTTCAAACAGTTAACGTCACGTCAGCGAAATCATCCTCCTCCAAAACGTTATCGTTTCCAAAGGCTGAAGATATCCAAACGCTTCTTTCCGCAGCGTTAACGAACGAGCAGACGTGTCTGGAGGGACTCACAACCGCCGCTTCATTTTCCGCCACGTGGACGGTAAGAAACGGCGTTGCATTGCCTCTAGTCAACGACACGAAGCTCTTTAGTGTCTCACTCGCTCTCTTCACCAAAGGATGGGTCCCAAAGAAGAAGAAACGAGCCGGGTTTGCTTGGGCTCACCCGAGATCCGGATCATCCACCCACACTAAACCATTCCGTCTGTTCCGTAACGGAGCTCTGCCGTTGAAAATGACGGAACGAACGAAAGCCGTATACGAATCTCTAAGCAGGCGAAAACTCTCCGACGGCGATGGAGACGACGGAAGCATGGTGTTGATAAGCGATATCGTCACCGTGAGTCAAGACGGAACCGGAAACTTTACCAATATCACGGCGGCGGTCGCGGCGTCTCCGAATAACACCGACGGAAGCGGCGGGTTCTTCTTGATTTACGTGACAGCGGGGATCTACGAAGAATACGTTTCAATAGCAAAGAACAAAAAGTACATGATGATGATCGGCGACGGAATTAATCAGACGGTGGTCACAGGGAATAGAAGCGTCGTCGACGGTTGGACAACTTTTAATTCCGCCACCTTTGGTACGTCACATGACTCACATCACATGTTATCATAATGTCTCTAGATTTTCGAAGTGTTTTTCTTTAATATTTTAATATCTCGAGTACGTCAATAGCTCCCTTTAATTATTGCACTTACAACTATTTGTCAAAAAGTTAGATTGAAAGTGGTGAAATAGAAGACAAGATGCATTACACTGATATTAACCCGAGGTTGAGGTTCTTAAGCCACCATAATCACGGTTTTCAAAAGAGGTTTCTGCATGATTTTAGTGTGTGGACCCCATTTATTTTTTAAAAAAGGGTCCCCAAAGTCGCGAGCGAAGGATCGGTCTTGGACCAGTTTTTGTACTGTTTGCGGGCCCCACCAACACGTGGCGGCCCGCGATTAATTCAATTTTTTTTTTAAGGACAAAAAAAAAATCGAAAAAAAAAAATTTAAGGACCCTATATCGGTATCATGCGATAATCATGCTCTTAACGGAACTTAAAAAACTGTTTCTTAGCTTTTAACTAAAAAATCTAAGAACCGGTTCTTAAAGTCTTTATTTAAGAACCGGTTCTTAGCTTTTTTAGTTAGAAGTTAAGAAATTTCCGTTAAAAATTTCTTCCTAAGAACCCCGATTAATCATGATCTTATAATACCCGACTGTACTACTAACAACCATTTCATTTTATTTATAGTATTATATGGAGTAGTGGCGAGATGCATGCATGCATTTTATTCAATTAATGATAAATTGATAATCTTGCACATGATTTTTCAGCTGTGACAGCACCAAACTTCGTTGCGGTTAACATAACTTTCCGGAACACGGCCGGACCGGAGAAGCACCAGGCGGTTGCGTTACGGAGCGGTGCAGATTTCTCAATCTTCTATAGTTGTAGTTTCGAGGCTTATCAAGATACGCTCTACGCACATTCTCTAAGACAGTTTTATAGAGAATGCGATGTCTACGGAACGGTAGATTTTATATTCGGAAACGCGGCTGTAGTGTTTCAGAATTGCAATTTATATCCGAGAAAACCGATGCCGAACCAGTTCAACGCAATCACGGCACAAGGCCGGTCTGATCCGAACCAAAACACCGGTACGTCGATCCATAACTGTACGATTAAACCCGCGAATGATCTTGTTTCTAGTAACTACACCGTTAGAACGTATTTGGGTCGACCGTGGAAGGAGTATTCACGGACGGTTATCATGCAATCGTACATTGATGGTTTTGTTGAACCGGTTGGTTGGAGAGAATGGAACGGCGATTTTGCATTGAGTACGTTATACTACGCGGAGTATAACAATACCGGACCTGGTTCAAACACTACAACTCGTGTTACATGGCCCGGTTATCACGTGGCTAATTCTACTGATGCAGCTAATTTCACAGTCACTGGTTTGTTTCTTGAAGATGATTGGATTTGGAAGACGGGAGTGCCTTACACCAGCGGTTTGATTTCATAATAATTTTTTTGTTGTTACTCTTGATTATTTCTTTTTATTAATTTAATTTGAAGAAAGTGTAT
Proteins encoded:
- the LOC106308342 gene encoding probable pectinesterase/pectinesterase inhibitor 7, which translates into the protein MNWICRFSIRKSLSQSRKFIRTVDKYLKRNAHLSQPAVIRALQDCRFLAGLTMDYLLTSFQTVNVTSAKSSSSKTLSFPKAEDIQTLLSAALTNEQTCLEGLTTAASFSATWTVRNGVALPLVNDTKLFSVSLALFTKGWVPKKKKRAGFAWAHPRSGSSTHTKPFRLFRNGALPLKMTERTKAVYESLSRRKLSDGDGDDGSMVLISDIVTVSQDGTGNFTNITAAVAASPNNTDGSGGFFLIYVTAGIYEEYVSIAKNKKYMMMIGDGINQTVVTGNRSVVDGWTTFNSATFAVTAPNFVAVNITFRNTAGPEKHQAVALRSGADFSIFYSCSFEAYQDTLYAHSLRQFYRECDVYGTVDFIFGNAAVVFQNCNLYPRKPMPNQFNAITAQGRSDPNQNTGTSIHNCTIKPANDLVSSNYTVRTYLGRPWKEYSRTVIMQSYIDGFVEPVGWREWNGDFALSTLYYAEYNNTGPGSNTTTRVTWPGYHVANSTDAANFTVTGLFLEDDWIWKTGVPYTSGLIS